In Lewinellaceae bacterium, a single window of DNA contains:
- a CDS encoding transglycosylase SLT domain-containing protein, with protein sequence MMEPYTARNFLSLVAGFALLFFYPLFLQAEGDPVFDEELVIERLKSIENPLVENRYNSVVKGYIKGYLFWKRDKTERILGRTVLYFPLIEEYLQKRGMPDKLKYLPVVESALYPHAGSPVGAVGLWQFMPETAKEYGLLIDEFVDERKDPNKATAAALDYLSRQYDKFGDWALALAAYNGGSGRVSRAIKRGRSKNFWRIRRYMPRETRNYIPAYIAATYLMEYYKEHEIIPDYPALDYQITETVKVYDGFSFHRIAQLTGLSLEAIEMLNPAYKKEVIPQNQKGNYLILPKRVMPAFKDYLEAERPDHLADHFFDDSPVVVQKPQENWKEKYIRQTYVVKKGENLKKIAKELKCTVHQIIAWNGLRSTELKEGQKLLIYQPKEFKRFKPLEKMEALPIAPSIAIESRQLQPLRENLDPAFQKLVYIVQDKGTLERIYRQIPGATLPALITLNRIPPNHKLKPGNTLKIPRNW encoded by the coding sequence ATGATGGAACCATATACCGCGAGAAACTTCCTTTCTCTGGTGGCGGGATTCGCCCTTCTATTTTTCTACCCCCTTTTTCTGCAGGCTGAAGGCGACCCGGTTTTCGATGAGGAGTTGGTGATCGAACGGCTGAAGTCCATCGAAAACCCTCTGGTGGAAAACCGCTATAATTCCGTTGTAAAAGGATACATCAAAGGATACCTGTTCTGGAAGCGCGACAAGACCGAGCGCATTTTGGGGCGCACGGTACTGTACTTCCCCCTCATTGAAGAATACCTGCAAAAGCGCGGCATGCCGGACAAACTCAAATACCTGCCGGTGGTGGAGTCCGCCCTTTACCCCCACGCCGGTTCTCCGGTAGGCGCGGTTGGCCTTTGGCAGTTCATGCCCGAGACGGCAAAGGAGTACGGCCTGTTGATCGATGAATTCGTCGACGAACGCAAGGATCCGAACAAAGCAACGGCGGCGGCGCTGGATTACCTTTCGCGCCAGTACGACAAATTCGGAGACTGGGCGCTCGCTCTGGCCGCGTACAATGGCGGCTCCGGCCGGGTAAGCCGTGCCATAAAGCGGGGGCGCAGCAAGAACTTCTGGCGCATCCGCCGCTACATGCCCCGCGAAACGCGCAACTACATCCCGGCCTACATCGCGGCCACTTACCTGATGGAATATTACAAAGAACACGAGATCATCCCCGATTATCCGGCGCTGGATTATCAGATTACCGAAACGGTGAAAGTTTATGACGGCTTCAGTTTTCACCGTATTGCCCAGCTCACCGGCTTGTCGCTGGAGGCAATCGAGATGTTGAACCCAGCCTATAAAAAAGAGGTAATTCCTCAGAACCAGAAAGGCAACTACCTCATCTTGCCCAAAAGAGTAATGCCGGCATTTAAAGACTACCTGGAAGCAGAACGGCCGGATCACCTGGCCGACCATTTCTTCGACGACTCGCCGGTGGTTGTGCAAAAGCCGCAGGAAAACTGGAAGGAGAAGTACATCCGGCAAACTTATGTGGTCAAAAAAGGAGAGAACCTGAAAAAGATCGCCAAGGAATTGAAATGCACTGTCCACCAAATCATAGCCTGGAACGGGCTGCGGTCTACGGAATTGAAAGAAGGGCAGAAACTGCTCATTTATCAACCCAAAGAGTTCAAGCGCTTCAAGCCCCTGGAAAAGATGGAAGCCCTGCCCATAGCTCCCTCTATAGCCATAGAAAGCCGGCAACTCCAACCCCTCCGGGAAAACCTGGATCCGGCTTTCCAGAAGTTGGTGTATATCGTTCAGGACAAAGGCACGCTGGAGCGGATTTATCGCCAAATCCCCGGCGCCACCCTGCCGGCGCTCATCACGCTCAACCGCATTCCTCCCAACCATAAACTAAAACCCGGTAATACGCTCAAGATCCCGAGGAATTGGTAG
- a CDS encoding potassium channel protein — protein sequence MIFINSPEKENRVMLRTNIYTVPSSFLSIRVAIALMLMEFIIGMGGYMALEGYGLIDAFYMMVITISTVGFSEVQPLSPAGRVFTSGLIIANIGIFAYVLAAFSYYVIQGEIFKNMHTNLINSSIDKLEGHIILCGFGKYGREIALHFEKHKLPFVVLDVDPSRIEQLQKSEEKILYLEEDATHDDALLRAGIKRAKALISALPDDSDNVFVVLSARQINPRLNIISRAKDPKSQKKLFMAGADHVVMPEQIGGFYMATLVSKPGAVEFFSFITNEYRSDIGFEEVTYEHLPGECKGRSLNQLNIRETTGANVIGYKAPDGHYEVNPSPNTVLSPGSSFIVLGSNRQLEQLRYYLEHYPEKIM from the coding sequence ATGATTTTCATCAACAGCCCTGAAAAAGAAAACAGAGTAATGCTGAGAACTAATATATATACGGTACCTTCTTCTTTTCTCAGTATACGGGTAGCTATCGCCCTGATGCTGATGGAGTTTATTATTGGCATGGGGGGGTACATGGCCCTCGAAGGCTACGGCCTGATCGATGCCTTTTACATGATGGTGATCACCATATCTACGGTAGGTTTTAGTGAGGTTCAACCGCTGAGCCCCGCCGGCAGGGTATTCACTTCCGGCCTTATCATTGCCAATATCGGCATCTTTGCCTATGTGTTGGCAGCCTTTTCCTATTATGTCATTCAAGGAGAAATCTTTAAGAACATGCATACTAACCTGATCAACAGCTCCATCGATAAACTGGAAGGGCACATTATTTTGTGCGGCTTTGGCAAGTACGGGCGGGAGATCGCCCTGCATTTTGAAAAGCACAAGCTGCCTTTCGTCGTCCTGGATGTAGATCCCTCCAGGATAGAACAACTGCAAAAAAGCGAAGAAAAAATCCTGTACCTGGAAGAAGACGCCACGCACGACGACGCCCTGCTCCGGGCGGGCATCAAGCGGGCAAAGGCTCTCATCTCTGCTCTGCCCGACGATTCCGACAACGTGTTCGTCGTGCTGTCCGCCCGGCAGATCAACCCCAGGCTCAACATCATCAGCCGCGCCAAAGACCCTAAATCGCAGAAGAAATTATTCATGGCCGGGGCCGACCACGTCGTAATGCCGGAACAGATCGGCGGTTTCTACATGGCCACCCTGGTGAGCAAACCGGGCGCCGTAGAGTTCTTTTCCTTCATCACCAACGAATACCGCTCCGATATCGGCTTCGAAGAAGTAACGTATGAACACCTGCCCGGCGAATGCAAGGGCCGTTCCCTCAACCAGCTCAATATCCGCGAAACGACCGGCGCCAACGTCATCGGCTACAAAGCGCCCGACGGGCATTATGAGGTCAACCCCTCTCCCAATACCGTGCTCAGCCCGGGGTCCAGCTTTATTGTGCTGGGCAGCAACCGGCAACTGGAACAGCTGCGGTATTATCTGGAGCATTATCCGGAGAAGATTATGTAG
- a CDS encoding alpha/beta fold hydrolase: protein MPSQKIEFQNAEGEKLAARLELPVDQRPYAYALFAHCFSCNKNLTAIRNISRALSRKGIAVLRFDFIGLGESEGDFADTNFSSNVEDLVQAARYLEEHHQAPALLVGHSLGGAAVICAAHELPSVKAVATIGAPYSPGHVSNRIKEAVENTEDEGIAEVNIGGRPFSVKKHFLEDIREQNLEPKLQKLGRALLILHSPQDLTVEIENAARMYHAARHPKSYISLDGADHLLSGKEDSRYAGEVIASWVSRYVPRPKKEPLKVEKEVAVRLGKEGFTTDVMVRRHSLIADEPESVGGNDYGPSPYELVTAGLGACTAMTLQMYARRKKWPLREVRVQLEHFKDHARDSENVEDPGSKIDYFSRTIEIEGELDEGQRQKLLEIANKCPVHRTMHSPIEVLTELKG, encoded by the coding sequence ATGCCCTCACAAAAGATCGAATTCCAAAACGCCGAAGGAGAAAAGCTGGCCGCCCGGCTGGAGTTGCCCGTCGACCAGCGGCCTTATGCCTATGCCCTCTTTGCCCATTGTTTTAGCTGTAACAAAAACCTTACAGCTATCCGCAACATCAGCCGCGCACTCAGCAGGAAGGGCATTGCCGTCCTGCGTTTCGACTTTATCGGGCTGGGCGAAAGCGAGGGAGACTTTGCCGACACCAACTTCTCTTCTAATGTAGAGGACCTGGTGCAGGCCGCCCGCTACCTGGAGGAACATCATCAGGCACCAGCCTTACTGGTGGGCCATTCGCTGGGGGGAGCAGCCGTGATCTGCGCAGCCCACGAGCTGCCGTCGGTCAAAGCGGTGGCCACCATCGGCGCGCCCTACTCGCCCGGCCACGTCAGCAATCGGATAAAGGAAGCGGTTGAGAATACCGAGGATGAAGGCATTGCCGAAGTCAATATCGGTGGCCGGCCGTTTTCCGTCAAAAAGCATTTTCTGGAAGACATCCGGGAACAAAACCTGGAGCCCAAGCTCCAAAAACTCGGCCGGGCCCTGCTCATTCTGCATTCTCCCCAGGATCTGACGGTAGAAATCGAGAACGCCGCCCGGATGTACCACGCCGCCCGCCATCCCAAGAGCTATATTTCTCTCGACGGGGCCGATCACCTGCTTTCGGGCAAGGAAGATTCCCGTTATGCCGGAGAAGTGATTGCCTCCTGGGTGAGCCGCTATGTGCCCCGCCCGAAAAAAGAACCCCTCAAAGTAGAAAAAGAAGTGGCGGTACGCCTGGGCAAAGAAGGCTTTACCACCGATGTCATGGTGCGCCGTCACAGCCTGATTGCTGATGAGCCGGAATCGGTCGGCGGTAATGATTATGGCCCATCGCCCTACGAACTCGTCACCGCCGGCCTGGGCGCCTGCACGGCCATGACCCTGCAGATGTACGCCCGGCGAAAGAAATGGCCGCTCCGGGAGGTGCGCGTCCAACTGGAACACTTCAAAGACCACGCCAGGGATTCTGAAAATGTGGAAGACCCCGGGAGCAAGATCGACTATTTCAGCCGCACCATCGAAATAGAGGGAGAACTGGATGAAGGACAACGCCAAAAGCTGCTGGAGATTGCCAACAAGTGCCCGGTGCACCGGACGATGCATAGTCCGATTGAGGTGCTGACGGAGTTGAAGGGGTAA
- a CDS encoding esterase family protein, translated as MNFLKKRFPKKIRFLNKIFFHPEYALEIHSLANFFSEALQRNVHIDVFLPPGHFSGSQNTYPTLFLNDGQDMPAVGLADTLERLYARSKIPQIIVVAIHANEARMQEYGTAGRPDYKKRGGKAQAYADFLLRELLPELRLRYSIATTASQTAIAGFSLGGLSAFDLAWNHPAAFGKVGVFSGSLWWRSKAFQPNDPDAHRIVHDMVAGSTKREGLRFWLQAGTEDEQEDRNNNGVIDAIDDTLDLIEELKKLGYREGPDIKYVEVMGGQHNPATWGRVMPDFLQWAFSSTLLT; from the coding sequence ATGAATTTCCTGAAAAAGCGTTTTCCAAAAAAAATTCGGTTTTTGAATAAAATTTTTTTCCATCCGGAATATGCTCTGGAAATTCACAGCCTGGCCAACTTTTTTTCCGAGGCGCTGCAACGAAACGTACATATAGACGTGTTTTTGCCCCCTGGCCACTTTTCCGGCTCTCAAAACACCTACCCCACTCTTTTCCTGAATGACGGCCAAGACATGCCCGCCGTCGGCCTGGCCGATACGCTGGAACGATTGTACGCCAGGAGCAAGATTCCCCAAATAATAGTGGTCGCCATTCACGCCAACGAAGCGCGCATGCAGGAATACGGCACTGCCGGCCGGCCGGACTACAAGAAACGCGGGGGCAAAGCGCAGGCCTACGCCGATTTCCTCCTCCGGGAGCTGCTTCCCGAGTTGCGGCTGCGCTATTCGATCGCTACAACGGCCAGCCAAACGGCCATTGCCGGCTTCTCCCTCGGCGGCCTTTCCGCTTTCGACCTGGCGTGGAACCACCCCGCCGCCTTTGGCAAAGTAGGCGTCTTTTCCGGCTCCCTTTGGTGGCGTTCCAAAGCATTTCAGCCCAACGATCCCGACGCCCACCGCATCGTGCACGATATGGTGGCGGGCAGCACGAAACGCGAGGGCCTGCGGTTTTGGCTGCAGGCGGGCACCGAAGATGAGCAGGAAGACCGCAACAACAACGGCGTCATCGACGCCATCGACGATACGCTGGACCTGATCGAAGAATTGAAAAAACTGGGTTATCGGGAAGGGCCGGACATCAAATACGTAGAGGTGATGGGCGGGCAACACAACCCGGCTACCTGGGGCAGGGTGATGCCGGATTTTTTGCAGTGGGCGTTTAGTTCTACTTTGTTAACTTAA
- a CDS encoding esterase family protein: MKETYYKWYSPNLSKDIEMLVYGHQGYPVILFPSSMGRYYESKDFGLIQTAHWFLDRGFIQIFCPDSVDVHSWYNKQIHPAQRASNHAWYDKMVLEEIAGRARWNTGAGKVAVAGASFGGYHAANFAFKHPDVVSHMFSMSGAFDIKSFMDGYYDDNVYFNNPVDFLPGSNHPDLWRMNIVLGTSEWDICLNANKHLSHLLNQKGVNHWLDIRGWKEHDWPLWQEMFPHYISLI; encoded by the coding sequence GTGAAAGAAACGTACTACAAATGGTATTCTCCAAACCTGAGCAAAGATATTGAAATGCTCGTCTACGGGCACCAGGGGTACCCGGTGATCCTCTTCCCCAGCAGCATGGGGCGCTATTACGAAAGCAAGGATTTCGGCCTGATCCAGACGGCGCACTGGTTTCTGGACCGGGGCTTCATTCAGATTTTCTGCCCGGACAGCGTCGACGTGCACAGCTGGTACAACAAGCAGATACACCCGGCGCAACGGGCGAGCAACCACGCCTGGTACGATAAAATGGTGCTGGAGGAAATTGCCGGCCGCGCGCGCTGGAATACCGGCGCCGGGAAAGTGGCCGTTGCGGGCGCCAGCTTCGGAGGCTATCATGCCGCCAATTTTGCCTTCAAACACCCCGATGTGGTCAGCCACATGTTCTCCATGAGCGGCGCTTTTGATATAAAATCCTTCATGGATGGTTATTATGACGATAATGTGTATTTTAACAACCCGGTAGATTTTCTGCCCGGCAGCAACCATCCTGATTTGTGGCGCATGAACATCGTGCTGGGCACTTCTGAGTGGGATATATGCCTGAATGCGAACAAGCATCTCTCCCACCTGCTGAACCAGAAAGGAGTCAACCACTGGCTGGACATAAGGGGCTGGAAAGAGCACGACTGGCCGCTGTGGCAGGAAATGTTCCCGCATTATATTTCACTGATTTGA
- a CDS encoding DUF1016 domain-containing protein, whose amino-acid sequence MAELRTQKFYQNIRQLIEQARHRTYRVVNAAMLHTYWNIGRLIVEEEQEGSAKAVYGKNLIPSLSRQLTQDFGKGFNTTNLKYMRQFYLSFPKGHAVRDELTWTHYRLLLKVQNDNARDFYIAEAIENQWSTRQLERQVNSFYYERLLSSQNKRPVVEEAEDNNRKLQPEDFIKDPYVWEFLNLEPHKSFLEKELETALISKLQAFLLELGKGFSFVARQQRLSTESKHFYIDLVFYNFYLKCFVLIDLKIGELTHQDIGQMDMYVRYYEDNRKVEGDNPTIGIILCSEKDEAIVRYSVLEESRQLFASRYLTYLPTEEELARELEREVEEIRLEKRLKGPQ is encoded by the coding sequence ATGGCTGAACTGCGCACTCAAAAATTCTATCAGAACATCCGGCAGCTTATTGAACAGGCCCGACATCGCACGTATCGGGTTGTAAATGCCGCCATGCTGCACACCTACTGGAACATCGGGCGGCTGATCGTGGAGGAGGAGCAGGAAGGGTCGGCAAAAGCAGTATATGGCAAAAATCTCATTCCAAGCCTTTCAAGACAGCTTACTCAGGATTTTGGAAAAGGGTTTAATACAACCAACCTTAAGTACATGCGGCAATTTTACTTGTCGTTTCCAAAAGGTCACGCAGTGCGTGACGAATTGACCTGGACCCATTACCGCCTCCTGCTCAAGGTCCAAAACGACAATGCCCGCGATTTCTACATCGCCGAAGCCATCGAAAACCAGTGGAGCACCCGGCAGCTGGAGCGGCAGGTCAATTCCTTTTATTACGAGCGCCTGCTGTCCAGCCAAAACAAACGCCCGGTTGTGGAGGAGGCAGAAGACAACAATCGAAAGCTTCAGCCGGAGGATTTTATCAAAGACCCCTACGTTTGGGAGTTCCTCAACCTGGAGCCCCATAAGTCCTTCCTGGAAAAAGAACTGGAGACTGCGCTGATCAGCAAGCTACAGGCCTTCCTGCTCGAATTGGGCAAGGGCTTCTCTTTCGTGGCCCGCCAACAACGCCTGAGCACGGAGAGCAAACACTTCTACATCGATCTGGTTTTCTACAACTTCTATCTGAAGTGTTTCGTACTGATCGACCTGAAAATTGGAGAACTTACCCACCAGGATATTGGACAGATGGATATGTACGTGCGCTATTATGAGGATAACCGAAAAGTGGAGGGAGATAACCCTACTATCGGCATCATCCTGTGTTCAGAAAAGGATGAGGCCATCGTGCGTTACTCTGTGCTGGAGGAAAGCCGGCAGTTGTTTGCTTCCCGCTATTTGACGTATTTGCCTACCGAAGAGGAGCTGGCACGGGAGTTGGAGCGGGAAGTGGAAGAGATTAGGTTGGAAAAACGGCTTAAGGGGCCCCAATAA
- a CDS encoding homoserine O-succinyltransferase, with protein MHSVRLAILDMYDDTPNQGMRCIKDIVKRFGHVLDWQLFDVRGKAEVPGQEFDLYISTGGPGSPHDGDGIWDAKYYDWLQRTWEWNQVSGNPKKHVFFICHSFQMAVKHFGLAEVTRRKKMSFGTFRCHKTDHGISEPLFDGLPNPFFIADFRLWQCIQPKEERFEQMGARILALEKIRPHVPLERAIMAIRFSDEFFGVQFHPEADPDGMLDHFLDPERRKDIIESHSEKKYLRMIEHLNDSDKIGLTHEIVLPLFLNRAIRAVQAELAMA; from the coding sequence ATGCATTCAGTACGGTTGGCTATTCTGGACATGTACGACGACACCCCCAATCAGGGGATGCGTTGTATCAAGGACATCGTTAAGCGGTTCGGGCATGTTCTGGACTGGCAGTTGTTCGACGTAAGAGGCAAGGCGGAAGTGCCCGGGCAGGAGTTTGACCTGTACATCTCCACCGGCGGGCCCGGCAGCCCGCACGACGGAGATGGGATATGGGACGCCAAATACTACGATTGGCTGCAGAGAACCTGGGAATGGAACCAGGTATCCGGCAATCCAAAGAAGCATGTGTTTTTCATCTGCCACTCTTTCCAGATGGCGGTGAAGCATTTTGGGCTGGCGGAAGTCACCCGGCGCAAGAAGATGTCCTTTGGCACTTTTCGTTGCCATAAGACTGACCACGGCATCTCCGAGCCGTTGTTCGACGGCTTGCCCAATCCATTTTTCATCGCTGATTTCCGGCTGTGGCAATGCATACAGCCAAAGGAAGAGCGTTTTGAGCAAATGGGCGCCAGGATACTGGCGTTGGAAAAAATCCGCCCGCATGTGCCCCTGGAAAGAGCCATCATGGCCATCCGCTTCTCCGATGAATTCTTTGGGGTGCAGTTTCATCCCGAAGCCGACCCCGATGGGATGCTGGATCACTTTCTGGACCCTGAGCGCCGCAAAGACATCATAGAAAGCCACAGCGAAAAAAAATACCTGCGCATGATCGAGCACCTGAATGACTCCGACAAGATCGGGCTGACTCACGAGATCGTCCTGCCGTTGTTTCTCAACCGTGCCATCCGGGCGGTTCAGGCGGAACTGGCCATGGCGTAA
- a CDS encoding beta-lactamase family protein, translating to MKRFPIVFLLFFITPAGAQLPSGIGELAAAHTKKGRNPGLVVALVEGNQVYYQGYGQVSRHEAASPDEHTLFELGALTGVFTTTLMTQQAMEGKFGLGNPINPYLPKGADAPAFHPQRCVEVVLPVNPSGRPERILSCTPDPLGEEVCIAFCDLATHTSGLPNSGHGLYDWHPIGTAAYLQGPREGFAKRDLYFQIAEYPLRAQPGSGFHFSNIGIALAGQLLSDMNGLPFEELLEQELLRPLGMNNTFFHLPAGQSGRLAQGYDSKGKPAPHWTFDGLAPAAGLKSTAQDLAAFVMANLKTGDSRRSAVMEQAQQARVDVKFPGLLRPTEAGYGWLISKLTPQSNQPVVWMYGGTAGFRAFIGFIKDARIGVVLLSNSAGDIRELGFEMLEKQYSGQRASNK from the coding sequence ATGAAACGTTTTCCGATTGTATTCCTATTGTTCTTTATTACGCCGGCGGGTGCTCAGCTGCCTTCAGGGATAGGCGAACTGGCTGCGGCTCATACTAAAAAAGGGCGTAATCCCGGGCTGGTTGTCGCGCTTGTTGAAGGAAACCAGGTTTATTACCAGGGCTACGGCCAGGTAAGCCGCCATGAGGCGGCAAGCCCGGATGAGCATACCCTGTTTGAACTGGGCGCCCTTACCGGCGTTTTCACCACTACCCTGATGACACAACAGGCGATGGAGGGCAAATTCGGCCTGGGCAACCCGATCAATCCTTATTTGCCCAAAGGAGCCGATGCTCCGGCATTTCATCCCCAGCGGTGCGTTGAGGTGGTGTTGCCGGTCAATCCCTCCGGGCGGCCGGAGCGCATCCTGAGCTGTACCCCCGATCCGCTGGGCGAAGAAGTGTGCATTGCTTTTTGCGACCTGGCGACGCACACCTCCGGCCTGCCCAATTCCGGCCACGGCCTGTACGACTGGCACCCCATCGGCACGGCGGCCTACCTGCAAGGGCCCAGGGAGGGCTTTGCCAAACGTGACCTCTATTTTCAAATTGCGGAATACCCCCTTAGAGCCCAGCCCGGTTCCGGTTTTCACTTCTCCAATATTGGCATCGCCCTGGCCGGGCAACTGCTCAGCGATATGAACGGGCTGCCCTTCGAAGAACTGCTGGAACAGGAACTCCTGCGCCCGCTGGGCATGAACAATACTTTCTTCCACCTGCCCGCCGGGCAAAGCGGCCGGCTCGCTCAAGGATACGATAGCAAAGGCAAACCGGCGCCTCATTGGACCTTCGACGGCCTGGCGCCGGCGGCAGGGCTGAAATCGACCGCTCAAGATCTGGCTGCTTTCGTAATGGCCAATTTGAAAACGGGCGATTCCAGGCGTTCGGCTGTGATGGAGCAGGCGCAGCAGGCAAGAGTAGACGTGAAGTTTCCAGGCCTGTTGCGGCCGACAGAAGCTGGGTACGGCTGGTTGATCTCCAAACTGACCCCACAATCCAACCAACCAGTGGTATGGATGTATGGCGGGACGGCAGGCTTCCGGGCCTTTATCGGTTTTATCAAAGATGCGCGGATAGGGGTAGTGCTCCTGTCTAATTCCGCCGGCGATATCCGCGAACTGGGCTTTGAGATGTTGGAAAAACAATACAGCGGGCAACGGGCTTCAAATAAATAA